From the Gammaproteobacteria bacterium genome, the window ATTGGCAACCTTATTTGCGGTCGGTTTGACCGGACTTGTCAAAAAAGAATAGGAGTCTCTGTTTGGTCATAAAAAAAATTATTGCGCGGGACATGAAAAAATCGTCGTCGCTGATGCGGAGTCGTGGTAGTTTTCGCGCTATCGATAACCATACACAGGGCCAACACTGATGATCCGTCCCGCAACGCTTGGGGATATTGAGGCCTTGCTTTTGATTGAGCAGCGCTGCTTTGATACCGACCGTATTTCTCGTCGTAGTTTTCGCTATCTGTTGACCAAAGCCAACGCCATTACGCTGGCGCTGGAAGAGGCAGGTGACATCATTGGTTATGTGATGGTGTTGTTTAACCGGGGAACCTCCATGGCGCGGATTTATTCCATTGCCATGCTGCCCGAATACCAAGGCAAGGGACTGGCGCTGGCGCTGGCGCAAACGGCTGAAAAAGTAGCTATAGAACATGATTGCGTATTAATGCGTTTGGAAATCCGCACGGACAATACCGCCTCCATCGGTTTGTTTACCAAGATGGGGTATAAGAAATTCGGTGTATTCCACGATTACTACGAGGATCATACCGACGCGGTGCGTCTGGAAAAACGCATGGTGCAGCATTTGCCACGCAACATGGTGGGTGTGCCCTACTACCAGCAAACGCTGGAATTTACCTGCGGGCCGGCGACGCTGATGATGGCGATGAAGACGCTGGATGAAAATCTGGCGTTGGACCGAAGTCTGGAATTGCGCCTGTGGCGTGAGGCGACCACTATTTTCATGACCGCAGGTCATGGTGGCTGTGGGCCATACGGGATGGCGTTGTCTGCCTACCATCGTGGTTTTGATGTGGAAATTTATTTGAACGACACCGGGACGCTGTTTATTGACTCGGTTCGCAGTGAGGAAAAAAAGGAAGTCATGCGTCTGGTTGAGCAAGATTTCTACAGAGAGTTGCAGGAAAGTGAAATTTCCCTGAATTTTTCCCCTCTAAGTGTCGAACAGATTGTCAAGAAGATGGAACAAGGCGCGGTTCCGGTGATTTTGATCAGTTCGTACCGAATCTATAAGGAAAAGTTTCCGCATTGGGTGGTGCTGACTGGTTACGATGACAAGTTTATTTATG encodes:
- a CDS encoding GNAT family N-acetyltransferase/peptidase C39 family protein; protein product: MIRPATLGDIEALLLIEQRCFDTDRISRRSFRYLLTKANAITLALEEAGDIIGYVMVLFNRGTSMARIYSIAMLPEYQGKGLALALAQTAEKVAIEHDCVLMRLEIRTDNTASIGLFTKMGYKKFGVFHDYYEDHTDAVRLEKRMVQHLPRNMVGVPYYQQTLEFTCGPATLMMAMKTLDENLALDRSLELRLWREATTIFMTAGHGGCGPYGMALSAYHRGFDVEIYLNDTGTLFIDSVRSEEKKEVMRLVEQDFYRELQESEISLNFSPLSVEQIVKKMEQGAVPVILISSYRIYKEKFPHWVVLTGYDDKFIYVHDSYVDVENGKSITDCVNMPILRKDFEGMARYGKSAQRAMLLLYKRRSDKDVS